The proteins below are encoded in one region of Tessaracoccus aquimaris:
- a CDS encoding phosphoribosyl-ATP diphosphatase gives MKTFDELFEQLSETKETRPEGSGTIARLDAGVHSIGKKVVEEAAEVWMAAEYETKEQAAEEISQLLYHAQVMMLALDLKLEDVYRYL, from the coding sequence GTGAAAACGTTCGACGAACTCTTCGAGCAGCTGTCCGAGACCAAAGAGACCCGCCCTGAGGGGTCGGGCACCATCGCGCGCCTCGACGCCGGCGTCCATTCGATCGGCAAGAAGGTCGTCGAGGAGGCCGCCGAGGTGTGGATGGCCGCCGAGTACGAGACGAAGGAGCAGGCGGCCGAGGAGATCAGCCAACTGCTGTACCACGCTCAGGTCATGATGCTCGCGCTCGACCTGAAGCTCGAAGACGTCTACCGCTACCTCTGA
- a CDS encoding undecaprenyl-diphosphate phosphatase, producing the protein MDWLQAIVLGIVQGLTEFLPISSSAHVSIVGQLFFEGKDPGAAFTAVTQLGTETAVLVYFRKDIWRIITHWFGSFTGKVEKGDPDARMGWLVIIGSIPIVLLGLLFQDAIDSTLRNLWITVAMLAGVAIVLALADRYGARNTRELKDLSWRDGVLFGLFQAAALIPGVSRSGATISGGLFLGYTREAATRYAFLLAIPAVFGSGLYKLKDIGGDPSTAWGPTIVATVLAFIVGYAVIAWLLRYISTHNFTIFVVYRLVIAAIVAALILAGVLVA; encoded by the coding sequence ATGGACTGGCTGCAGGCCATCGTGCTCGGCATCGTTCAGGGGCTGACGGAGTTCCTCCCGATCTCATCCAGCGCGCACGTCTCGATCGTCGGGCAACTCTTCTTCGAGGGGAAGGACCCGGGTGCCGCGTTCACTGCCGTCACCCAGTTGGGCACCGAGACGGCGGTGCTTGTGTACTTCCGCAAGGACATCTGGCGCATCATCACGCACTGGTTCGGGTCCTTCACCGGAAAGGTCGAGAAGGGTGACCCCGACGCTCGGATGGGGTGGCTCGTGATCATCGGCTCCATCCCGATCGTGCTGCTCGGGTTGCTCTTCCAGGACGCGATCGACTCGACCCTGCGCAACCTGTGGATCACCGTGGCGATGCTCGCGGGCGTGGCGATCGTGCTCGCGCTGGCCGACCGCTACGGGGCGCGCAACACCCGCGAACTGAAGGACCTGTCCTGGCGTGACGGCGTCCTGTTCGGCCTCTTCCAGGCCGCGGCCCTGATCCCCGGCGTCTCGCGCTCCGGAGCCACCATCTCTGGCGGCCTGTTCCTCGGCTACACCCGAGAGGCGGCAACGCGCTACGCGTTCCTGCTCGCGATCCCGGCCGTTTTCGGCTCGGGCCTGTACAAGTTGAAGGACATCGGCGGCGACCCGTCGACGGCGTGGGGGCCGACCATCGTGGCGACCGTGCTGGCGTTCATCGTCGGCTACGCGGTGATCGCCTGGCTGCTGCGCTACATCTCCACCCACAACTTCACGATCTTCGTCGTCTACCGTCTGGTGATCGCGGCCATCGTCGCCGCGCTGATCCTGGCGGGTGTCCTCGTCGCATAG
- a CDS encoding aldo/keto reductase, translating into MLLRPLGSSGLQVSRLGLGTISWGRDVEWPAARDLLHEFVSAGGNLVDTSPAYGAGVAERMIGKALAAGLPRESLAIATKAGFVVRDSRRVIDTSRGALLDDLEASLRRLKTDHVDLWQVHAWGSAPIEETLSALDTAVARGMARYVGVSNFVGWQTATAATWQEADRARTPLSSIQVEYSLLARRAEVEVVGAAAFHGLGLLAWSSLGRGALTGKYQGGRLPRDSRAASEHFGWFLEPYLQPRSQAIVDAVAHAAQGLGLTAPQVALLWARDAPQVASALVGPRNVDQLVELLGTEGKELVAPIVSALDDISGGPNALRAASVV; encoded by the coding sequence ATGCTGCTTCGACCGCTCGGATCCTCCGGTCTGCAGGTCTCTCGCCTCGGGCTCGGCACGATCTCGTGGGGCCGCGACGTCGAGTGGCCCGCCGCCCGCGACCTGCTGCACGAGTTCGTCTCTGCGGGGGGCAACCTCGTCGACACCTCCCCTGCTTACGGGGCGGGAGTCGCGGAGCGGATGATCGGCAAGGCGCTCGCGGCGGGCCTGCCGAGGGAGTCACTGGCGATCGCCACCAAGGCCGGCTTCGTGGTGCGCGACTCGCGCCGCGTCATCGACACCTCGCGGGGCGCGCTGCTGGATGATCTGGAGGCGTCGCTGAGGCGCCTGAAGACCGACCACGTCGACCTGTGGCAGGTGCACGCCTGGGGGTCGGCCCCGATCGAGGAGACGCTGTCGGCGCTCGACACCGCGGTCGCCCGGGGGATGGCCCGCTACGTAGGCGTGTCGAACTTCGTCGGCTGGCAGACGGCGACGGCGGCCACCTGGCAGGAGGCCGACCGGGCGCGCACTCCCCTCTCGAGCATCCAGGTCGAGTACTCGCTGCTCGCCCGCCGCGCGGAGGTCGAGGTGGTCGGGGCCGCGGCGTTCCACGGCCTGGGCCTGCTGGCGTGGTCGAGCCTCGGCAGGGGCGCGCTCACGGGCAAGTACCAGGGCGGCAGGCTGCCTCGCGACTCGCGGGCCGCGTCAGAGCACTTCGGCTGGTTCCTGGAGCCCTACCTGCAGCCCCGCTCGCAGGCCATCGTCGACGCCGTCGCGCACGCCGCGCAGGGCCTCGGCCTCACCGCCCCGCAGGTGGCGCTGCTGTGGGCGCGCGACGCGCCGCAGGTCGCCTCCGCGCTGGTGGGGCCGCGGAACGTCGACCAGTTGGTCGAACTGTTGGGCACCGAGGGCAAGGAACTGGTCGCGCCGATCGTCTCCGCCCTCGACGACATCTCGGGCGGGCCGAACGCGCTGCGCGCCGCCTCAGTGGTCTGA
- a CDS encoding DUF3090 domain-containing protein: protein MMLEFDRPDRCVVGTVGQPGNRLFLIQVAQGGKLAAVAVEKQQAQLLGVRVGEVLDQLADLGHDVPPEQPPADMGPLDAPVSVDFRAAAIGMAWDAETQRLVLELFSVESDDDSGENSLLQVRLTPAMAREFSGRAALIVASGRPACPACGQPLDPGGHICPRSNGYRGDLFT, encoded by the coding sequence ATGATGCTGGAGTTTGATCGACCGGACCGGTGCGTCGTCGGCACCGTCGGCCAGCCGGGCAACCGCCTGTTCCTCATCCAGGTCGCCCAGGGCGGCAAGCTCGCCGCGGTCGCGGTGGAGAAGCAGCAGGCCCAACTGCTCGGAGTGCGCGTCGGGGAGGTCCTCGACCAACTCGCCGACCTCGGCCACGACGTGCCGCCGGAGCAGCCGCCCGCCGACATGGGGCCCCTCGACGCGCCCGTCTCGGTCGACTTCCGCGCGGCCGCCATCGGGATGGCCTGGGACGCGGAGACGCAGCGCCTCGTCCTCGAACTGTTCTCCGTCGAGTCCGACGACGACTCGGGCGAGAACTCGCTGCTGCAGGTGCGCCTCACCCCGGCCATGGCCCGCGAGTTCTCCGGAAGGGCCGCCCTGATCGTCGCCTCCGGTCGGCCGGCCTGCCCGGCCTGCGGACAGCCCCTCGACCCGGGAGGCCACATCTGCCCCCGGTCCAACGGCTACCGGGGCGACCTGTTCACATGA
- a CDS encoding SCO1664 family protein — protein MTGPVGDLSLVGRLVDASNGTFLGVDDDHNAWVYKPVAGEAPLWDFPAGTLSRREVAAYELSRHLGLGLVPLTVWVDGPLGEGSAQAWVEGEATDLIDLIEPEAVTEQWLPILAATTEDDRPVVLAHRDDPRLREVALFDALLNNSDRKASHLIADGEQLRGVDHGVSMHVDDKLRTVLWGWAGDPLTPEEASRAAVVASLEAPLAPGLTDEEWEALRGRASAILASGCLPEPSGRWPGIPWPPL, from the coding sequence ATGACCGGCCCCGTCGGCGACCTGAGCCTCGTCGGCCGCCTGGTGGACGCCTCCAACGGCACCTTCCTCGGCGTCGACGACGACCACAACGCGTGGGTCTACAAGCCTGTCGCCGGGGAGGCGCCCTTGTGGGACTTCCCGGCGGGCACCCTGAGCCGACGCGAGGTCGCGGCCTACGAGCTGTCCAGGCACCTCGGCCTCGGCCTGGTCCCGCTGACGGTGTGGGTCGACGGGCCGCTCGGCGAGGGCTCCGCGCAGGCGTGGGTCGAGGGTGAGGCCACTGACCTGATCGACCTGATCGAGCCGGAGGCCGTCACCGAGCAGTGGTTGCCGATCCTGGCAGCCACCACCGAGGACGACCGGCCAGTTGTCCTTGCGCACCGCGACGACCCGAGGCTGCGTGAGGTGGCGCTGTTCGACGCGCTGCTCAACAATTCCGACCGCAAGGCGAGCCATCTGATCGCTGATGGCGAACAGCTTCGCGGGGTCGACCACGGCGTCAGCATGCACGTCGACGACAAGCTCCGCACCGTCCTGTGGGGCTGGGCGGGGGACCCGCTCACGCCCGAAGAGGCCAGTCGCGCCGCGGTGGTCGCCTCCTTGGAGGCCCCGCTCGCACCCGGGTTGACCGACGAGGAATGGGAGGCTCTGAGGGGCAGAGCCAGCGCGATCCTGGCCTCTGGATGCCTGCCGGAGCCGTCTGGCAGGTGGCCCGGAATCCCGTGGCCGCCGTTGTAG
- a CDS encoding MSMEG_4193 family putative phosphomutase, translated as MTKVVLIRHGRSTANADGVLAGRAPGVALDEVGRAQAEALAAIFAGVPVAAAFTSPVQRCRETAELAGFPDATVVDGLSECDYGTWTGAKLEALRDEDVWGDIQVAPSRVTFPDGESMLEMFARTTAAVRDLAGRHAEHDTVVVFSHGDPIKAILADAFGMRLDDFQRLHVGPAGVSIIEYHGDRPLVVCVNAGGDLTKLLSAHNAPAVGGGDVAKPA; from the coding sequence ATGACGAAGGTGGTCCTGATTCGCCACGGGCGCTCCACTGCCAACGCCGACGGGGTGCTCGCGGGCCGCGCGCCCGGCGTCGCGCTCGATGAGGTCGGCCGCGCCCAGGCGGAGGCCCTCGCCGCGATCTTCGCGGGCGTTCCCGTCGCCGCCGCCTTCACGTCCCCGGTGCAACGCTGCCGCGAGACGGCCGAACTCGCGGGCTTCCCCGATGCCACGGTCGTGGACGGCCTCAGCGAATGCGACTACGGGACGTGGACGGGCGCCAAGTTGGAGGCGCTGCGCGACGAGGACGTGTGGGGAGACATCCAGGTCGCCCCCTCGCGCGTCACCTTCCCCGACGGTGAGTCGATGCTGGAGATGTTCGCGAGGACCACCGCGGCAGTGCGGGACCTGGCAGGCAGGCACGCCGAGCACGACACCGTCGTGGTGTTCTCGCACGGCGACCCCATCAAGGCCATTCTCGCCGACGCGTTCGGCATGCGGCTGGACGACTTCCAGCGCCTGCACGTCGGCCCGGCAGGCGTCAGCATCATCGAGTACCACGGCGACCGTCCCCTGGTGGTCTGCGTCAACGCCGGGGGAGACCTCACGAAGTTGCTGAGCGCCCACAACGCGCCAGCGGTGGGCGGCGGCGACGTCGCGAAACCCGCGTAG
- the mshC gene encoding cysteine--1-D-myo-inosityl 2-amino-2-deoxy-alpha-D-glucopyranoside ligase, with protein sequence MYAWAPVAVPTLKPSPSGKRLSVFDSRTLGQLEVGPADGGEARMYVCGITPYDATHLGHANTYVTFDLINRVWRDLGAKVNYTQNVTDVDDPLLERAAQTGQEWEELAEDQTELFRSDMQDLRVIPPEHYVGAVESIALVVSLIESMLPTGLVYQLDDPEHPDWYFNTVAAPGFGEISHLDEAEMIAKFRDNGGDPDRPGKRHPLDCLVWRYARPDEPSWTSSLGAGRPGWHIECTAIALKFLGRDFDIQGGGSDLIFPHHEMCAAEAIVASGAPLARAYVHSGLVGLDGEKMSKSKGNLELVSRLRHGGADPMAIRLALLDHHYRENWEWTPDQLEAATRRLALWRSVLDLPGAVPAAETIEAMRAALRGDLDTPTALAAVDTWVAASQAIDQDDPAAIVEMTTAVDALLGIAL encoded by the coding sequence ATGTATGCGTGGGCCCCAGTCGCCGTTCCGACCCTGAAGCCATCCCCGAGCGGCAAGCGGCTCAGCGTCTTCGACAGTCGCACCCTCGGCCAGTTGGAGGTCGGCCCCGCCGACGGCGGCGAGGCGCGGATGTATGTGTGTGGCATCACGCCATACGACGCGACCCACCTCGGCCACGCCAACACGTATGTCACCTTCGACCTGATCAACCGCGTCTGGCGCGACCTCGGCGCCAAGGTCAACTACACCCAGAACGTCACAGATGTCGACGATCCGCTCCTCGAACGCGCCGCGCAGACCGGGCAGGAATGGGAGGAACTCGCCGAGGACCAGACCGAACTGTTCCGCAGCGACATGCAGGACCTGCGCGTCATCCCGCCGGAGCACTATGTGGGCGCCGTCGAGTCCATCGCACTCGTGGTGTCCCTGATCGAGTCGATGCTGCCGACCGGGCTCGTCTACCAGTTGGACGACCCCGAGCACCCGGACTGGTACTTCAACACGGTCGCCGCACCAGGGTTCGGCGAGATCAGCCACCTGGACGAGGCCGAGATGATCGCGAAGTTCCGCGACAACGGGGGAGACCCCGACCGGCCGGGAAAGCGTCACCCGCTCGATTGCCTTGTGTGGCGCTACGCGCGCCCGGATGAGCCGAGTTGGACGTCGTCGCTGGGCGCTGGCCGCCCCGGCTGGCACATCGAGTGCACCGCCATCGCGCTGAAGTTCCTCGGGCGCGACTTCGACATCCAGGGCGGCGGCTCCGACCTGATCTTCCCGCACCACGAGATGTGCGCGGCGGAGGCGATCGTCGCCTCGGGCGCCCCCCTCGCGAGGGCCTACGTGCACTCCGGCCTCGTCGGCCTGGACGGCGAGAAGATGAGCAAGTCAAAGGGCAACCTCGAACTGGTCAGCAGGCTGCGCCATGGCGGCGCCGACCCGATGGCCATCCGGCTCGCGCTGCTGGACCACCACTACCGCGAGAACTGGGAGTGGACTCCCGATCAGTTGGAGGCGGCCACCCGGAGGCTCGCGCTGTGGCGCTCGGTCCTCGACCTGCCTGGCGCGGTGCCCGCCGCCGAGACGATCGAGGCGATGCGGGCCGCGCTGCGCGGCGATCTCGACACCCCGACAGCGCTCGCCGCGGTGGACACCTGGGTCGCGGCCTCGCAGGCGATCGACCAGGACGATCCCGCAGCGATCGTCGAGATGACCACCGCCGTCGACGCGCTGCTGGGCATCGCGCTGTAA